The proteins below are encoded in one region of Clostridium pasteurianum DSM 525 = ATCC 6013:
- a CDS encoding CPBP family intramembrane glutamic endopeptidase — translation MKKIFYVNIFFLVLVLIQICGGYALNPIIKSLHLNLGSVLILTQILFLIIPVIIYLVVTRQSPVKALRIKPLKIGDLSLVILIGFLVIPIASFLGLITNLVFHNNVGDVLSKMSSLPLGFMIVVVALTPAVCEEITMRGAVLSGYRKIGVHKAAVITGLLFGILHLNPSQFLYTFVLGIILAYMVNATGSIFSSMICHFVFNGFNVISAWRTLRNGVKPPDITTLDPNLRNSMFITLFIASIISVVIIIAIIRKLKKNNMGSVASEDSRNDNLYGSSRESSEGVSINPVTAYSPIIVSAIIYCIFIFNNYVKL, via the coding sequence ATGAAAAAAATTTTTTATGTTAACATTTTTTTTCTCGTTTTAGTATTGATACAAATTTGTGGTGGATATGCATTAAATCCTATTATAAAATCATTACATTTGAATCTAGGTAGTGTTCTGATTTTAACACAGATACTATTTTTAATAATTCCTGTAATAATTTATCTAGTAGTAACAAGACAATCACCAGTAAAAGCTCTTAGGATAAAACCTCTGAAAATAGGAGATTTATCATTAGTGATACTTATAGGCTTTTTAGTAATACCTATCGCTTCTTTTTTAGGGCTTATAACAAACCTGGTATTTCACAATAATGTGGGAGATGTATTGAGTAAGATGAGCAGTTTGCCTCTTGGATTTATGATTGTAGTGGTAGCTCTAACTCCAGCTGTATGCGAGGAGATTACCATGAGAGGTGCTGTATTATCAGGATATAGGAAAATAGGTGTTCATAAGGCGGCAGTTATAACTGGTCTGCTATTTGGAATACTTCATCTAAATCCATCTCAATTTCTATATACCTTTGTCCTTGGAATAATACTGGCATATATGGTGAATGCAACGGGTTCTATTTTTTCTTCTATGATATGCCATTTTGTATTTAATGGATTCAACGTAATATCAGCCTGGAGAACTTTAAGAAATGGAGTAAAGCCTCCGGACATAACAACTCTTGATCCTAATTTACGAAATTCCATGTTTATTACTCTATTTATAGCTTCTATTATAAGTGTTGTAATTATAATTGCCATAATAAGAAAGCTTAAGAAAAACAATATGGGAAGTGTAGCTTCAGAGGATAGTAGAAATGATAATCTTTATGGCAGCAGCAGAGAAAGTTCAGAAGGTGTTTCAATAAACCCTGTAACAGCTTATTCGCCTATTATAGTAAGTGCAATTATATATTGTATATTCATATTTAATAATTATGTAAAGTTATAA
- the ileS gene encoding isoleucine--tRNA ligase — MYKKVDGSKSFVDMEKDVLKLWHGKAVIKKSFESNQDGEYFTFYDGPPTANGKPHVGHVITRVMKDIIPRYKVMKGYKVLRKAGWDTHGLPVELEIEKKLGISGKPQIEEYGVEKFVKECKDSVFSYVSLWKDMSEKLGFWVDMDNPYVTYHNDYIESVWWALKTMWDKGLLYKGHKIVPYCPRCGTALSSHEVAQGYKDVKEATAFVKFKVKNEDKYILAWTTTPWTLPSNVALAINRAYTYVEVINNDEHLILAKDLLKVLEGEYEIVREFKGEELLGTEYEQLFKFETPKEKAFYVVHGDFVTLSDGTGIVHIAPAYGEDDNLLGKKYGLPLINLVDLEGKFVDAVEPWKGLFVKKADPKILEYMKEKGTLYKSEKFTHSYPHCWRCDTPLLYYPKDSWFVKMTSLRDKLLENNNKINWYPDNIRTGRFGKFLENVIDWGISRDRYWGTPLPIWDCECGHRECIGSIEELKAKGINVPENIELHKPYIDEVKLTCSVCGKPMTRTQEVIDCWFDSGSMPFAQHHYPFENKKLFEDNFPAQFISEAVDQTRGWFYTLLAISTAIFDTNSFENCVVLGHVLDKHGLKMSKHKGNVVDPFEVLEHQGADAARWHFYTSSAPWLPTRFSEEDVAETQRKFLSTLWNVYSFYVLYAEIDQFNPLEYKDFVSENVMDKWIVSKLNTLIKEVDEDLNTYKITQGALAIENFVDELSNWYVRRNRSRYWTTELTEDKIGAYTTLYNVLVNLSKVAAPFIPFMTEQIYQSLVVALDPKAKESVHLCNWPEYNEKFVDKDLENDMDLAYKLVKLGRSARNGANIKNRQPLGEMLLSTKAIPAYYGDIIKDELNIKEIVFGADLSKYVNFEIKPNLPVLGKAYGKLIPGIRKAIAERDQMSLAKAVNSGETVKIEVQGTEIELNSSNLLVTMQGLEGFAFAGEGELGVVLETTITPELQEEGYVREILSKIQNMRKESGFEVADKIVIYADKNDKLEAVIKKYEDSIKKETLANNIIYNSEREYSEYNINGEVLNLSVEKSI; from the coding sequence ATGTACAAAAAAGTGGATGGTTCTAAATCTTTTGTGGATATGGAAAAAGATGTACTAAAGCTTTGGCATGGGAAAGCAGTAATTAAAAAAAGTTTTGAATCTAATCAGGATGGTGAGTATTTTACTTTTTATGATGGACCACCTACGGCTAATGGAAAACCACATGTGGGTCATGTTATAACTAGAGTTATGAAGGATATTATTCCTAGATATAAAGTTATGAAGGGCTATAAGGTCTTAAGAAAGGCTGGATGGGATACTCACGGTCTTCCAGTAGAACTTGAAATAGAGAAAAAACTTGGAATTTCAGGTAAGCCTCAGATTGAAGAGTATGGAGTTGAAAAGTTTGTTAAGGAATGTAAGGACAGTGTTTTTTCCTATGTGAGTCTTTGGAAGGATATGTCTGAGAAACTGGGATTCTGGGTGGATATGGATAATCCTTATGTAACTTATCATAATGATTATATAGAATCTGTCTGGTGGGCATTAAAGACTATGTGGGATAAAGGACTTTTATACAAAGGTCATAAAATAGTACCTTATTGCCCAAGGTGCGGAACAGCATTATCTTCTCACGAAGTTGCTCAAGGGTATAAGGACGTAAAAGAAGCTACAGCCTTTGTAAAATTTAAAGTTAAAAATGAAGATAAATATATACTGGCATGGACAACAACGCCTTGGACTTTGCCTAGTAATGTAGCTCTTGCAATAAATAGAGCTTACACTTATGTGGAAGTCATAAATAATGATGAACATTTAATTCTTGCTAAGGATCTTTTGAAGGTGCTTGAAGGGGAATATGAAATAGTAAGGGAATTCAAAGGTGAAGAACTTTTAGGAACGGAATATGAACAGTTATTTAAGTTTGAAACTCCAAAGGAAAAAGCTTTCTATGTAGTCCATGGAGATTTTGTAACTTTATCTGATGGTACTGGAATAGTTCATATAGCACCAGCCTATGGTGAAGACGATAATCTGCTTGGTAAAAAATATGGATTACCACTAATAAACTTAGTAGATTTAGAAGGAAAATTTGTAGATGCTGTTGAGCCTTGGAAAGGATTATTTGTTAAAAAAGCTGATCCTAAAATACTTGAGTATATGAAAGAGAAGGGAACTCTTTATAAATCAGAGAAGTTCACTCACTCTTATCCTCACTGTTGGAGATGTGATACACCGCTTCTCTATTATCCAAAGGATAGCTGGTTTGTAAAAATGACTTCATTGAGGGATAAACTTCTTGAAAATAACAATAAGATTAACTGGTATCCTGATAACATCAGAACAGGAAGATTTGGTAAATTCCTTGAAAATGTTATTGACTGGGGAATAAGCCGTGATAGATATTGGGGGACACCTCTTCCAATCTGGGATTGTGAATGCGGTCATAGAGAATGTATAGGAAGTATAGAAGAACTTAAAGCTAAGGGTATAAATGTACCGGAAAATATTGAGCTTCATAAGCCATATATAGATGAAGTTAAATTAACTTGTTCAGTATGCGGAAAGCCAATGACAAGAACACAGGAAGTTATTGATTGCTGGTTTGATTCTGGTTCTATGCCTTTTGCACAGCATCATTATCCTTTTGAAAACAAGAAGTTATTTGAAGATAATTTTCCTGCTCAATTTATATCAGAAGCAGTGGATCAGACAAGAGGATGGTTTTATACTCTTTTAGCTATATCCACAGCTATATTTGATACAAATTCCTTTGAAAATTGTGTGGTTTTAGGCCATGTACTTGATAAGCACGGCTTAAAGATGTCAAAGCATAAGGGTAACGTGGTAGATCCTTTTGAAGTACTTGAACATCAAGGGGCAGATGCGGCAAGATGGCATTTTTATACTTCCAGTGCTCCTTGGCTTCCAACAAGATTTTCAGAAGAAGATGTAGCTGAAACTCAGAGAAAGTTCTTGAGTACTCTTTGGAATGTATATTCTTTCTATGTACTATATGCTGAAATAGATCAATTTAATCCTTTAGAGTATAAGGATTTTGTATCTGAAAATGTTATGGACAAATGGATTGTATCAAAGCTTAATACTTTAATTAAAGAAGTGGATGAAGATTTAAATACTTATAAGATAACTCAAGGTGCATTAGCTATTGAAAATTTTGTAGATGAACTTTCAAATTGGTATGTAAGAAGAAACAGATCAAGATACTGGACTACAGAACTTACAGAAGATAAGATAGGAGCATATACTACGCTTTATAATGTACTAGTGAATTTAAGCAAGGTAGCAGCACCATTTATACCATTTATGACAGAACAAATTTATCAAAGCTTAGTGGTAGCTTTAGATCCTAAGGCTAAAGAAAGTGTTCACTTATGTAATTGGCCTGAATACAATGAAAAATTTGTAGATAAGGATTTAGAAAATGATATGGACTTAGCTTACAAACTTGTTAAGCTTGGAAGAAGTGCAAGAAATGGAGCTAATATAAAGAACAGACAGCCTCTTGGAGAAATGCTTTTGAGTACAAAGGCTATACCAGCTTATTATGGTGATATAATAAAAGATGAATTGAATATAAAAGAAATTGTATTTGGTGCAGATCTTTCAAAATATGTTAATTTTGAAATAAAACCTAATTTGCCTGTACTTGGAAAGGCTTATGGAAAGTTGATACCAGGTATAAGAAAAGCAATAGCTGAAAGAGATCAGATGAGCCTTGCAAAGGCTGTAAATTCTGGAGAAACTGTAAAGATAGAAGTACAGGGAACAGAAATAGAGCTTAACAGCAGTAATCTGCTAGTAACAATGCAGGGATTGGAAGGTTTTGCTTTTGCAGGAGAAGGAGAACTTGGTGTAGTACTGGAAACTACTATAACTCCAGAATTGCAGGAAGAAGGATACGTAAGAGAAATATTAAGTAAGATTCAGAATATGAGAAAAGAAAGCGGCTTTGAGGTTGCAGATAAAATAGTTATCTATGCAGATAAAAATGATAAATTAGAAGCTGTAATTAAAAAATATGAGGATTCCATAAAGAAGGAAACTCTTGCTAATAATATTATATATAATTCAGAAAGAGAGTATTCTGAGTACAATATTAATGGAGAAGTTTTAAATCTATCAGTAGAAAAAAGTATTTAA
- a CDS encoding LacI family DNA-binding transcriptional regulator, giving the protein MAASIKDVAKEAGVSIATVSRVLNDVDVVNEETKKKVREAIKKLDYRPNIVARSLKTQRTRTIGIIVPDISSQFYPEVVRGAEDVSNIYNYNVILCNTDMDHEKEIEYLRVLREKMVDGVIYMSNCLQEDIIKMLKDLSLPTVLVETRGKDYGFPSVTIDNEKAGYDATEFLIKKGNKKIAYIGVNPATENASGLRVNGYKKALEDNGLKYDENLVQFGGLKAADGRDGMEAILSKTKIDAVFCASDEIAMGVINTLRDNNIKVPEDVDVVGFDNIYASSIYYPKLTTVEQPMYDMGSVGMRMLIKIINKSELEDEHIVLDYKIIERDTCKK; this is encoded by the coding sequence ATGGCAGCTTCAATAAAAGATGTAGCTAAAGAGGCGGGAGTTTCTATTGCCACAGTTTCAAGAGTTTTAAATGATGTAGATGTAGTAAATGAGGAAACTAAGAAAAAGGTTAGAGAGGCAATAAAGAAGCTTGATTACAGACCTAATATTGTAGCTAGAAGTTTAAAGACTCAGAGAACAAGAACTATAGGTATAATTGTACCGGATATTTCTAGTCAATTTTATCCTGAAGTAGTTAGAGGTGCAGAAGATGTATCTAACATCTATAACTACAATGTTATACTCTGCAATACAGATATGGATCATGAAAAAGAAATAGAATACTTGAGAGTATTGAGAGAAAAGATGGTAGATGGAGTTATATATATGAGCAACTGCCTTCAAGAGGATATCATAAAAATGTTAAAAGATTTATCCTTACCTACAGTATTAGTTGAGACAAGAGGAAAAGACTATGGATTTCCAAGCGTAACTATAGATAATGAGAAAGCAGGATATGATGCTACAGAATTTCTTATTAAAAAGGGAAATAAAAAAATTGCATATATAGGTGTAAATCCAGCTACAGAAAATGCCAGTGGTCTTAGAGTTAATGGATATAAAAAGGCCTTAGAGGACAATGGGTTAAAATATGATGAAAATCTAGTACAATTTGGCGGATTAAAGGCAGCTGATGGAAGAGATGGTATGGAAGCTATTTTGAGTAAAACAAAAATAGATGCAGTATTCTGTGCCAGTGATGAAATAGCTATGGGAGTTATTAATACCTTAAGGGATAATAATATAAAAGTACCAGAAGATGTAGATGTGGTAGGATTTGATAACATATATGCTTCTTCTATTTATTATCCAAAGCTTACTACAGTAGAACAGCCTATGTATGACATGGGATCTGTAGGTATGAGAATGCTCATAAAAATAATTAATAAATCAGAGCTTGAAGACGAGCATATAGTATTGGATTATAAAATAATTGAAAGAGATACCTGCAAAAAATAA
- a CDS encoding CPBP family intramembrane glutamic endopeptidase, with product MLKNIFMDKDFKLRSGWKITIVFMVFFALTLLTQIVIGTVYALSKFLSNPSLMSNPNKIINTVNFNSFIIFISTLSQCICMIISIFIFWKKFDKKPIKNIGLINIRRGSRDLILGLIFGGVALTLVFFILYATGNIKLIGSFYSPNFSISALTGLILFIFVGINEEMFARGYCFTVLRQSTNKWIAIVVSSIIFAAMHSFNAGISFLGYVNLFLFALLALYMAIKSKNLWMSIGFHTTWNYFEGNVFGFLVSGNETNGIYTVRNTSSNIINGGSFGPEGGLTVTLVIIIIFIFIWKFYTPKSTVENTYI from the coding sequence TATGGACAAAGACTTCAAGCTAAGGTCAGGCTGGAAAATAACTATTGTATTTATGGTTTTCTTTGCCTTAACACTGTTAACCCAAATAGTTATTGGAACTGTCTATGCCCTGTCCAAATTTTTATCAAATCCAAGTTTAATGAGTAATCCCAATAAGATTATTAATACCGTAAATTTCAATTCGTTTATAATCTTTATATCTACGCTATCTCAATGTATTTGTATGATAATCAGTATATTTATATTTTGGAAAAAGTTCGATAAAAAACCTATAAAGAATATTGGCTTAATTAATATAAGACGTGGTTCCAGAGATCTTATACTGGGATTAATCTTTGGAGGAGTAGCTTTAACCTTAGTATTTTTTATATTGTACGCAACTGGAAATATAAAGCTTATAGGTTCTTTCTATAGCCCCAATTTTAGTATATCTGCTTTAACAGGACTTATATTATTTATTTTTGTTGGTATAAATGAAGAAATGTTTGCAAGAGGTTACTGCTTTACAGTGCTCAGACAATCCACTAACAAGTGGATAGCAATTGTGGTATCATCCATTATATTTGCCGCTATGCACTCCTTTAATGCTGGAATCAGTTTTCTGGGCTATGTAAATCTATTCTTATTTGCCCTTTTAGCTCTGTATATGGCTATCAAATCAAAAAATTTGTGGATGTCCATAGGCTTTCATACAACCTGGAATTATTTTGAGGGTAATGTATTTGGATTTCTTGTAAGTGGTAATGAGACTAATGGAATATATACTGTTAGAAATACTTCTTCCAATATAATAAATGGCGGCAGCTTTGGCCCTGAAGGTGGACTTACAGTTACCTTAGTAATTATTATAATCTTTATTTTTATATGGAAGTTTTATACTCCAAAATCAACTGTAGAAAATACTTATATATAA